The Synechococcus sp. MW101C3 genome has a segment encoding these proteins:
- a CDS encoding galactose mutarotase produces MPLLQRTLPYPHWEYSAPGNSDAPGSPDLLRLVPERGGLLTGWRCNGRELLYLDAERFADPALSVRGGMPVLFPICGNLPGDQLPLPEGSFTLRQHGFARDLPWQLRALPQEAGVELELRDSPATLAAFPFPFCLRLQLRLEPAALAITAVLENSGRRPLPFSFGLHPYFNVSALPAPDSGNAAVHLEGLPERCFNHQLMAEADTAATLAPLAAGVDLLARPEGPVRLVDPDAGLALELQPFAPFDLAVVWTDPPRPMVCLEPWTGPRGALVSGDRRLEVAAGASCTLQSRYVLRPL; encoded by the coding sequence ATGCCCCTCCTGCAACGAACCCTTCCCTATCCCCACTGGGAGTACAGCGCTCCGGGCAACTCCGATGCTCCGGGCAGCCCCGACCTGCTGCGCCTGGTGCCTGAGCGGGGCGGCCTGCTCACCGGCTGGCGTTGCAATGGCCGCGAGCTGCTGTATCTCGATGCGGAGCGTTTTGCCGATCCCGCCCTCTCGGTGCGGGGGGGAATGCCGGTGCTGTTTCCGATCTGCGGCAACCTGCCGGGCGATCAGTTGCCGTTGCCGGAGGGCAGCTTCACCCTGCGTCAGCACGGCTTCGCCCGGGATCTGCCCTGGCAGCTGCGCGCCCTGCCCCAGGAGGCGGGGGTGGAACTCGAGCTGCGCGACAGCCCTGCCACCCTGGCGGCCTTTCCGTTCCCTTTCTGCCTGCGGCTGCAGCTGCGCCTTGAGCCTGCTGCCCTGGCGATCACGGCGGTGCTGGAGAACAGCGGCCGGCGGCCGCTGCCCTTCAGCTTCGGCCTGCACCCCTACTTCAATGTGTCGGCGCTGCCGGCGCCAGACAGCGGCAACGCCGCGGTGCACCTGGAAGGGCTGCCGGAGCGCTGCTTCAACCATCAGCTGATGGCGGAGGCGGACACCGCCGCCACACTCGCGCCGCTGGCCGCTGGGGTGGACCTGCTGGCGCGGCCCGAGGGGCCGGTGCGGCTGGTGGATCCGGATGCCGGGCTGGCGCTGGAGCTGCAACCCTTCGCCCCCTTTGACCTGGCCGTGGTGTGGACCGATCCGCCCCGGCCGATGGTGTGCCTGGAGCCCTGGACCGGCCCACGCGGCGCACTGGTGAGCGGCGACCGGCGGCTGGAGGTGGCAGCCGGCGCGAGCTGCACGCTGCAGAGTCGCTACGTGCTCAGGCCGCTCTGA